The region TGACGCCTGGCTGGAAGCAGTATGGCCGCTTTTAAACTCGTTGGTCGACGATACGCTATTGACCGGAATGGAGCCAGCCGGCATATCAATACAGCTTGCTCGGGAATGGATGCGGGGAGCCTCCTATCGCGAGCTAATCACCTTGGCGCAAGATGTCAAAGCCTCCAAACCGTGGGGAGAATCTAAGCGGCGAAAACTCAACGAAGCTGACGTGCTCCAGTACTTGGAGGGCTGTCTTGGTTTTGACTGTCCGCTGGTTGCCGCCGCTATTGGTCAGTTTCTTTTTGGAATTGCAGGACTCGATAGCCAAGAGGCTGGCCCCTTGAATGAGTTTCAGAAGTCTCTGGCCTACGGCTTACCGAACAAACTTGCCGTGTCAGCTTATGAGGCCGGTATGGCCGACAGATGTATTGCGCAGAATATTGCACTAGAGCTTTTTTTGGATGGATATGACGGATTTAGTTTCCGCGCTGCGTTGCCCGAGTACCGTGATTTAGTCGCAGCTGTGCTGGAAGACTATCCGTCTTACTTTGGCACAGTGCTTGAGAGCATTTAGTTTACAGCGCTCGACGGATTCTTCTTCTGTTTCCCGATTGTCAAACTCAAGCCTCGTCTTTACTGCGTTCGCTCCCGGGCGGCGAAATAGAGCCATATTACCGGACTTTGCAATCAAGCGATGATTGGCGTGGTGAACCCTGGGGTGGGCCGTCGTCCATTCATCTTTGGAGTCGGCTCGACAAGAAGATCACCTCACCGCCCGCCTTGGGTTAGCAAGACAGCTCCATTTTTTTCATATAAATTATGTGGCCGCTGCCAACCAAAAAACATACTCACGCCAGTTTTCCACAATAAAATTTATTGCTCTTTGGGTCTCCCAGCGCCAGCAGGCTTGCCCAGAAGACGACCTGGCTTTGTCGATCTGCGGTCCTCTGCTCTTGCGCAATGAAAACTGCTCGATCTGGCGCAGCGGCGTAACCAATATCACCTACATCCGAACCTGCGAAGGATGGTTGTATCTGGGGCGGTAATGGATCTCTATTCGCGTCAGATCGTCGGCTGGGTCATACGCGCTACGATGAGTGCTGATCAGTGGGTATAAACCGAATGCGAGTTTCCGATTCACAAAGAGGAGGTGCCAACTCACTTCCATTCTATTCTGATAACTTGACCGTTTTCTACCATAGAACGTATCAATAGTGAGAAAGGTGATTCGGGAGGTATGAGCAGATTCAAGGATTTCATGAATAGCGATGCTGGTGCTTACGCTCGCTATCAGAAGCGCCAGCAGCGGCGCGTTCATATCTACATTGACGATATTGAGCCGCAGTCGAAGAATATGCCCGGAGATGATCGGGATAAATTCCAGAACGCAGTCGCTGAACAATTAACTTCGATGAAACGATCAACCTTCTCGGGCGACGTTGCTCTGAAAATTAATCTTGCGACGACAAGCAAGGATGCGCCGCAAGCACATACAATCGCCAAAAATCTGTTAGATCTTCTCGGTGTGCGGCGCCCGCTTGTGAAATGGCCACGCCGACATCTCTTGTATAGGGATGATCGGCAAATTCAAGCGCTCTCCGTTTCTTGTCGCCATGGAGAAAGTTCTCCTACTATCAGCATTGAAGCGCGACCATTCGCAGCAGCACTCGATGATCTTGAGTTCGCGGCTGAGGCAAGGCGCTCCATCGAGATGAGCAGTGATTACCTCTATGAGCAAGACCGTGAGGCAGACTGGGTCGAGAGATTCCGTGATCTCATAGACAGCGATGAAAATAACAATCGGTATCTTGATGACAAGCAATATGAGGCTTACCGGAATATGGTGCGATGGTACGCGCAACGAGCCTTGCTCAAGTGAAGTGGCGTGACTATCCCCGTTCTGAGCTGGATGTACGGCCGCCCAAAAGGCATCACAATGAGCTTTGAGAAGGCAATGTGGGGGAGTCACGTAAGCGCATCCAAGCTCCGACTCCAAGTTGGTGAGCTACCAATTATTAAAGGCAGTTCGGATATATTCAAGCAGAACATCTCGAAAGAAATTACTGCTTTCAAGAATCGCTGGGATTGGCTCATTAATCCCCTTGTCGTTCCAGTAGCTCTTGAAGTCATTATTCGACCAAGCCCGGAGACACCGCCGGCGATACTTCATGATTTGGACAATATTGTCCGGGGCTACCTTCTCCCAAGTATTGTTCCTAAATTCGGCACAGTATCTGATCATCGTTGGACAATTGACTTCGATGAGTTGCAGCGGACCAATCCGGAGGTCGCAAAATATTGGGGGGCTAATCCCACACCACCGTCAGGAACAAAGTCTGGCGTCACACGATATGAAGTTTGGCGACTTCCTGCTGTTTCGGATGAACCGGGGTCGGGGTTCGTCAGCGCAGCCCTTATTGCAGATGTGGACGCAAACGGCGATCACATGGATGAAATTGATAAAAGTATCAAAACAAGAAGATCTCCTCGGGATCGCAACTATCGATAGTAAATACGGTTCTTATGCTCTATCGCAGAAGTGCCGAGTACAGCGCCGTAGGCTTGAATGAAAGCATTGCCACTTTTCCCGGAAATTTGCATCCTAAGCTGACCCATGTTTAGACCACAATCCTGCTCATGTCAGCGAGCGGGAGAACGAAGTGATAGACGTGGCCCTACTTGGAGCTATTCGGCGCTGGTACATCCGGGATCGCATTTCGATCAGAGAGATTGCGCGCCGGCTGGACATCTCTCGAAACACAGTTCGTCGCTATATCCGGTCCGGCCTTCATTGCGCTAGGCAGTCCATGGCAGAACGGATTCGTGGAAAGCTTCAATGGCAAGCCGCGTGACGGATTGCTTAACCGGGAGTGGTTCCGCAGCCGGGTAGAGGCGAAAGTGCTGATCGAAAGATGACGTCAGTTCTACAACGAGCGCAGGCCGCATAGCGCACATCAGTACCAACCTCCAGCAGCGGTCCGTCGAGCTTGGCTGGAATCGAATATGATCGACAACCGACTCACTGCCTGACTGGCTACAAATTACCGACGCAGGTCAGACACGCACGAGTCATTTGGCTCGTAGCGCTTCTCAAAATCTACGGCTCGATTCGCTAGCGGAACCAGGCAGGCGAATCGGGTCGTAAAACAGCTTGATTCCTGAATCCTTTCCTGAAAAAACATGGGCCTGCAGAAAATTCAAACAATCGATAATGGTCTCGATGTTTTGTTCAAAGAGTTTACGCTTATAGCGTCATCTGTCGCCTTTGACATTGTCGGCGATTTGTTCGACGACGGACTCATCGAAAAACAGACGTATCCTGGAATCTATTACATTGAGCTCAATACCGCGGGCAAGACTGCCACTACCTTGGAGGACTGGCTAGATGCTTTCCAGCAGGAATGGATGGACGAACAATACCGAAATCAATTTGTGGCAAATCCACAAAAAAAGCGCGTAAAAATACATAAAGAGTCTGGCGTGCTTCTTCCTTGGATGCCCGTCTATATTGGCAAATCGAAGAACGTCGGCCAACGTTTGCACCAACATGTGCATTTTCCGCTTAAGCAACGTACTTTTTCCATGAAACTGGGATGTCGCCCAACAATGATGACAAGAGCATGGCGCGTTAGTACCATAGATTTGAGCGGTATTGTGAATTACGACGTGATTGCACCCAAGCTGGAAACAGCAATGAGGAACAAATACCATCCGATTGTTGGCCGATAAAGTGCGTAGGTTAGCCCGGGGGATTACACGATTTCCAAATTGCATATCAGTACGTCGGATTGAAACAGATTCTCTCCAATTCTTAGAAGGGGTCTTCCTACTACTCGTCATCAAAAATTAGGCCAATCTGGCAATCCAAGTCGCTCACTCCTGCAATTGGGCCACCGCCCTCCTGGTTTCAACAGGCATCGGATTGGTTAGCAGGATTCTTGGTAAAGACCTTCAATTTCAAGAGAGAGGCAGAAGAAGCTAAGCAAGAAGTTCTTGGGCCAGGACTATTTATCACACTGAAAGAAGAGAAGGCATCTTTGCCTGACATCGCTACTAGGTCGCTGTTGTTCCTGACTGCGGCGTTGTTCATCATCGTCTGCCTTGAAATGCTTTGGTTGTACGTGATGTTTTATGTACGCCGAGTCATCAAGGTAGCGTTCCGTTTTACGCTTTCTCCTCTATCGCGCGAGAATCTCCCTACCTATAGAGGGAAGAATGAAATTACGCTTCTCGGGCGTATCATGAACCTTCTCATTCGCAAGCTGCGATCGAGAGGTGACGGTTTGCGCAGGAGTCAGAAGCGAGAGCGGGATAAGGCGCATTCACGTGAGCAGCATATGAAGTCCCGGCAGCGCATTTTGGATGCAATGGGGCATGAACTCCGCTCCCCGCTGCAGACACTGATGAACACCACCAAGGGTGATGATCTTCGTGTCTTGGAGAGGATGAACCGCGCTGTCGAAGCGCTGGCCGAAGCGACGTCTATTGAGCAAGGCCTGAGGAATAACCGTGTGGTGGTGGCGCGAGGTGACTTAGCTGAGTATTTGCAGAAATTCTGTATAAATATGGCGTCAACCTATGGTCTTTCATATCATGGAAAGACTTCTAATGTTTTTGCGCGATACGATGAGATTAACTTGGAGCAGGTAATCTGTCACATCCTCGAAAACGCAAAAACATATCGCCAGGTTGGTACGCTTATCGAGATTAGGTTATCTGAGAATGAAGACGCCGTTACCTTAGAAATCTTCAATCAGGGGCCGCATATCGAGGACAATCGCCTTGATGCGATATTCGAACTTGGTGAATCAACAGGTGGAGAGGGCAATTTCGGCCAAGGCCTGTTCGTTGCTCAGATGTATATCGTCTTCGGTATGAAGGGAAGCATCTTTGCTGAAAACCAGGAAAATGGCGTGTCATTCGTCATCGGTCTGCCAAAGTTTGCGGCGTGAGATGAGAGCTGGTGCATTTATGCGGCAGGAGGATGGTAACCATGTCGAAGCACAACGCGTTCGGCAAGGGGCTTAGTTTCTTGATCAGTCTTTGTTTAGCCCGAGGGTGCACTCCATACCAGTGTCATTATTTTTGATCGTTCGCTAAACCAGTGACATTATTTATGCGCGCCCGATGACATTATTTTTGATCGCGAAAAGTAATATTTTCAATGAAATCAATTGCTTATGTTTTTTGAGTTTGCCAAGATTTATGATCGCGGACAGATGATTTAAGTCGTGTGAAGTAAACGAAGCCCTGCCCCGCTGAACACTTCCCGAGGCATCATGTTAATATACGTTTTATATATGATTAATACGCGATTTATATAAGGCTCTTCATGGGAATCGTCAAAATCACCGAGCAGATGCACACCAACCTGCGCCTCAGCAGCGGCGCAATGAGCCGTTCGATCAACTCGCAAGCGGAGCATTGGCTGCGCGTGGGCATGATGGCCGAGTTGAACCCCGGCCTTTGCTACAACGAGATCTGCCAGAAACTGCGCGAGGCGGAGCAGCAGGCGCGCGCCGAAGACGAGCGTCAGGAAATCACCCTCGCGCTTGCAAAACCATGATGTTCACCGAAGTCGAGATCAAGACGCCCGCCGACATCGCCATGCTGCGCACATCCGGAGCGCTGGCGGCAAAGGTTCTGGAGATGATTGCGGAGCATGTCCGTCCCGGTGTCACCACCAACCAGTT is a window of Herbaspirillum hiltneri N3 DNA encoding:
- a CDS encoding GIY-YIG nuclease family protein, coding for MGLQKIQTIDNGLDVLFKEFTLIASSVAFDIVGDLFDDGLIEKQTYPGIYYIELNTAGKTATTLEDWLDAFQQEWMDEQYRNQFVANPQKKRVKIHKESGVLLPWMPVYIGKSKNVGQRLHQHVHFPLKQRTFSMKLGCRPTMMTRAWRVSTIDLSGIVNYDVIAPKLETAMRNKYHPIVGR
- a CDS encoding ParD-like family protein, translated to MGIVKITEQMHTNLRLSSGAMSRSINSQAEHWLRVGMMAELNPGLCYNEICQKLREAEQQARAEDERQEITLALAKP
- a CDS encoding sensor histidine kinase, which codes for MVKTFNFKREAEEAKQEVLGPGLFITLKEEKASLPDIATRSLLFLTAALFIIVCLEMLWLYVMFYVRRVIKVAFRFTLSPLSRENLPTYRGKNEITLLGRIMNLLIRKLRSRGDGLRRSQKRERDKAHSREQHMKSRQRILDAMGHELRSPLQTLMNTTKGDDLRVLERMNRAVEALAEATSIEQGLRNNRVVVARGDLAEYLQKFCINMASTYGLSYHGKTSNVFARYDEINLEQVICHILENAKTYRQVGTLIEIRLSENEDAVTLEIFNQGPHIEDNRLDAIFELGESTGGEGNFGQGLFVAQMYIVFGMKGSIFAENQENGVSFVIGLPKFAA